The Grimontia kaedaensis genome has a window encoding:
- the vctC gene encoding iron chelate ABC transporter ATP-binding protein VctC: MITLKNLTKAFGKQRVVDEACGEFEKGKVTAIIGPNGAGKSTLLSMASRLVTPDGGHVVIDGKAITEWDTGELAKRLAVLRQANSITMRFTVRELVSFGRFPYSKGNLTTEDNKVIDKAIDYLDLKSLENRYLDELSGGQRQLAFIAMVIAQDTDYVFLDEPLNNLDIRHSLSIMRTIQRLAHEMGKAVVIVIHDINFAACYADHIIAMKQGKIATNAAVDDVIQEAVLENIYDTPFTIVEANGKRMCLYY, encoded by the coding sequence ATGATCACCTTAAAAAACCTGACCAAAGCTTTTGGTAAACAACGCGTCGTAGATGAAGCCTGCGGCGAATTCGAGAAGGGTAAAGTGACCGCCATTATAGGTCCAAATGGCGCGGGGAAAAGCACCCTGCTTTCTATGGCAAGCCGCCTCGTTACTCCAGATGGTGGCCATGTAGTGATAGATGGCAAAGCCATCACCGAATGGGATACAGGTGAACTGGCAAAGCGTCTTGCCGTGCTTCGTCAGGCGAACTCAATCACTATGCGCTTTACCGTGCGCGAACTAGTCTCGTTCGGTCGTTTTCCCTACTCAAAGGGAAACCTGACCACCGAAGACAATAAAGTCATCGATAAAGCCATTGATTATCTGGATTTGAAGTCATTGGAAAACCGTTATCTTGATGAGCTAAGCGGAGGTCAAAGGCAGTTGGCGTTTATTGCCATGGTCATCGCGCAAGACACAGACTATGTGTTCCTTGATGAGCCTCTGAACAATCTCGATATCCGCCACTCACTGAGCATCATGCGAACCATTCAACGTTTGGCACACGAAATGGGGAAAGCCGTGGTTATCGTCATCCACGATATCAACTTTGCAGCCTGTTATGCCGACCACATCATCGCGATGAAGCAAGGCAAAATCGCCACCAATGCCGCAGTTGATGACGTGATTCAGGAAGCGGTTTTGGAAAACATCTACGACACGCCATTTACTATTGTCGAAGCCAACGGCAAGAGAATGTGTCTTTACTACTGA
- a CDS encoding iron chelate uptake ABC transporter family permease subunit, with protein sequence MWAMAMTALVFSALFICIGLTATNYGYFLSRRVPKVLAMVLAGIAVAQSSLVFQTITHNRILTPSIMGFDSLYVLTQTLLVAVFGGFSFFLINTYINFAIAVTIMVGFSLLLFGFYFGKEGRNLIVLLLIGLILGQVFSSTASFFTMLMDPNEFLVVQSKMFASFNNIKIELVYLCLPLLLIASFLLYRMHRTLDVFWLDKDNAISLGVDVQKTTRKALILSAVLIAMSTALIGPVMFFGLLVTNLTRELFRSYEHRILLVGCSLMSICTLLVGQWVVENLFKFDTTLSVVVNFAGGIYFLWMLLKNRVV encoded by the coding sequence ATGTGGGCAATGGCTATGACAGCCCTTGTCTTTTCCGCTCTGTTTATCTGCATTGGACTCACGGCCACGAACTATGGGTATTTCCTGTCTCGCCGTGTCCCGAAAGTGCTGGCAATGGTACTGGCCGGTATTGCAGTTGCACAGTCGTCGTTGGTATTCCAAACCATCACCCATAACCGCATTCTCACACCAAGCATCATGGGGTTTGATTCCCTGTATGTGCTGACACAGACACTGCTGGTTGCGGTGTTTGGTGGCTTCAGCTTTTTCCTGATCAACACCTACATTAACTTCGCCATTGCAGTGACCATCATGGTGGGGTTCTCGCTACTGTTGTTTGGCTTCTACTTTGGCAAGGAAGGCCGCAACCTGATTGTGTTGCTCTTGATTGGCCTTATCCTCGGGCAGGTATTTTCAAGCACCGCCTCGTTTTTCACCATGCTAATGGACCCGAACGAGTTTCTGGTGGTGCAAAGCAAGATGTTTGCGAGCTTTAACAACATCAAGATTGAGTTGGTGTATTTGTGCTTGCCACTTTTGCTGATAGCCAGCTTCCTGCTCTACCGCATGCACCGGACATTAGATGTGTTCTGGCTGGATAAGGACAACGCCATCAGTCTGGGTGTTGATGTGCAGAAAACTACACGTAAAGCGCTGATTCTCTCCGCTGTCCTCATCGCCATGTCGACCGCATTGATTGGCCCTGTCATGTTCTTTGGCCTGTTGGTCACGAACCTGACCCGAGAACTGTTCCGCTCCTATGAACACCGCATTTTACTGGTGGGATGTTCGTTGATGTCCATTTGCACCTTATTGGTCGGCCAATGGGTGGTAGAAAACCTGTTTAAGTTTGATACCACGCTAAGTGTTGTCGTGAATTTCGCCGGAGGAATCTACTTCCTCTGGATGCTGCTGAAAAACCGAGTTGTTTAA
- a CDS encoding ABC transporter permease: MLKLLFLLGLLSLISLFVGVSELSPALLLAGDSQTLELLFTSRLPRLLSIVLAGAGLSIAGLVMQQISQNRFAAPSTTGTIECAMLGYMLSLVFFGNGNQLWLIFSVSIFGTLLFVTLIQRIQFRNAVFVPLIGIIYGSIISSCSTFLAYKYDALQMLSSWTVANFASILKGDYELLYIALPIAAFTYAYAARISAVGMGRDFAVGLGLSYRQVLVIGVMLVSILSASVVMIVGALPFIGLLVPNLVSIFYGDNLRKNISRVAIVGALLVLACDIVSRLIIFPYEIPVSMLVSILGGLAFIYLITKGPKSV; the protein is encoded by the coding sequence TTGTTAAAGTTGTTGTTTCTTTTGGGCTTGCTGAGTCTGATATCCCTATTTGTCGGTGTCAGCGAGCTATCTCCTGCCCTTTTATTGGCAGGAGATAGCCAAACGCTCGAGCTTCTCTTCACCAGCCGCCTTCCCCGTTTGCTGTCCATCGTGCTCGCCGGTGCAGGCTTAAGCATTGCAGGTCTGGTGATGCAGCAAATCAGCCAAAACCGGTTTGCTGCGCCTTCCACCACAGGCACCATTGAATGTGCCATGCTCGGCTATATGCTTAGCCTTGTGTTTTTCGGCAATGGTAATCAACTCTGGCTGATCTTTTCCGTTTCCATTTTTGGCACCTTGCTGTTTGTTACCCTTATCCAACGCATCCAATTCCGCAATGCTGTATTTGTGCCGCTGATTGGCATTATCTACGGCAGTATCATCAGCTCATGCTCCACGTTCCTAGCGTATAAATATGATGCCCTGCAAATGCTAAGCAGTTGGACAGTCGCCAACTTTGCCAGCATTTTGAAAGGTGATTATGAGCTTCTATATATCGCCCTGCCGATTGCAGCATTCACCTATGCCTACGCCGCGCGGATTTCTGCTGTCGGCATGGGACGTGATTTTGCGGTTGGTCTTGGACTGAGTTACAGACAGGTGTTAGTGATTGGCGTAATGCTGGTTTCCATTCTGTCGGCGAGTGTTGTGATGATTGTGGGCGCCCTGCCCTTTATCGGTTTACTTGTGCCTAACCTTGTCAGCATTTTCTATGGCGACAACCTTCGCAAGAACATTTCCCGCGTGGCGATTGTCGGCGCGCTTTTGGTGCTTGCCTGCGACATTGTCAGCCGCTTAATCATCTTCCCGTACGAAATTCCGGTTTCCATGCTGGTGAGTATTTTGGGTGGGTTGGCCTTTATCTATCTCATCACCAAAGGGCCAAAAAGTGTCTGA
- a CDS encoding helix-turn-helix transcriptional regulator, translated as MIVSKNRGQSKALLEGNFVAYQYGDGIAMHGGTSMELHDSNIVSSAPSSLILTLLLEGQLSFGYDELQFELDANVTPKAVLVNLARPAHFRRAIRKGNPVRKINVMFKPDWVRERADKHSEMLRLLSTHQAHMKIHVNEKVLTIANQLVEAGTPETFGEKLAVESLIHQLALHVLSELEMSEMQTGENAVPETASRLNPTVENIVGHIETQLQQPLTLESLASEFAISVSKLQRLFKANLDLTVQGYVRQRRLEIARQQLERGLVGITEAAYEAGYQHPSNFTAAFRREFGVSPKALLSKK; from the coding sequence ATGATTGTTTCCAAAAATCGTGGTCAATCTAAGGCGCTATTGGAGGGAAACTTCGTTGCTTACCAATATGGTGATGGCATTGCCATGCATGGTGGTACAAGCATGGAGCTGCATGATTCTAATATTGTCTCCTCGGCTCCCTCTTCATTAATTCTGACCTTGCTTCTCGAGGGACAACTCAGCTTTGGATACGACGAACTGCAATTTGAATTAGACGCCAATGTAACGCCCAAAGCGGTGTTGGTTAATTTGGCTCGTCCTGCTCATTTTCGTCGCGCTATTCGCAAAGGAAACCCGGTGAGAAAGATCAATGTGATGTTCAAGCCAGATTGGGTTAGAGAGCGCGCTGATAAGCACAGTGAAATGCTTCGCCTGCTTTCCACACATCAGGCACACATGAAGATCCATGTGAATGAGAAGGTGTTGACCATCGCCAATCAGCTGGTCGAAGCTGGCACGCCGGAAACCTTTGGGGAAAAGCTGGCAGTAGAAAGTTTGATACATCAACTTGCCTTGCATGTACTGAGCGAGCTAGAAATGTCTGAGATGCAGACAGGTGAGAATGCAGTGCCAGAGACTGCAAGCCGGCTCAATCCTACGGTGGAAAACATTGTGGGGCATATTGAGACGCAATTGCAGCAACCGTTAACGCTGGAAAGCCTAGCGAGCGAGTTCGCAATCAGCGTGTCCAAGCTACAGCGTCTATTTAAAGCAAACCTCGATCTGACTGTTCAAGGCTATGTTCGCCAGCGTCGCTTGGAAATCGCTCGCCAGCAACTAGAGAGGGGATTGGTTGGGATTACTGAAGCAGCGTATGAGGCTGGGTATCAACATCCCTCCAATTTCACCGCAGCATTTAGACGTGAATTTGGTGTGTCCCCCAAGGCGCTGCTCAGTAAAAAGTGA